The Coleofasciculaceae cyanobacterium genome has a window encoding:
- a CDS encoding TetR/AcrR family transcriptional regulator, protein MGRPNKENSLTRKNVIEAAIACIEKGASALGVNRVAKKLGIKPPAIYKHLQGNAQLKKAVALAIYKLYFAQLRQKTANIKEPLALLKAGGFASREFAR, encoded by the coding sequence ATGGGTCGTCCAAACAAAGAAAACTCCTTAACTAGAAAAAACGTAATTGAAGCTGCGATCGCCTGTATTGAGAAAGGAGCATCTGCCCTTGGCGTTAACCGCGTAGCTAAGAAATTGGGTATTAAACCTCCTGCTATCTATAAACATCTTCAAGGAAATGCACAATTAAAGAAAGCGGTGGCATTAGCGATATATAAACTTTATTTCGCTCAATTAAGGCAGAAAACTGCAAATATAAAAGAACCTCTTGCTTTATTAAAGGCTGGTGGATTTGCTAGTCGTGAATTTGCGCGATGA
- the mtnA gene encoding S-methyl-5-thioribose-1-phosphate isomerase, which translates to MNSNSNQIYPVVWQDNQVLLIDQTRLPGEYSYVVIDRSLDMAQAIKTMIVRGAPAIGVAAAYGMYLGATEIETSDRTLFLKHLEQVANLLRQTRPTAVNLFWAIARMLKMAHEEIGTIAEIKSILLETAQEIQAEDLATCQAIGDYGLSVLPTTPQKLRILTHCNAGSLATAGYGTALGVVRSAWREKRLERVYADETRPRLQGARLTAWECVQENIPVTVITDSMAAHCMQQNMVDLVVVGADRIASNGDAANKIGTYALAIAAQAHKVPFYVAAPFSTIDFNLAHGSQIPIEERDATEIAKIGNTAICAEGVEFYNPAFDVTPANLISGIITEKGVIEPSFLIAHRSAVA; encoded by the coding sequence ATGAATTCAAATTCAAATCAAATTTATCCTGTAGTTTGGCAAGACAACCAAGTATTGCTTATCGATCAAACTCGTCTACCAGGAGAATATAGCTATGTTGTGATTGACCGTAGCTTAGACATGGCACAGGCAATTAAAACCATGATTGTTAGGGGTGCGCCAGCTATTGGAGTAGCAGCAGCTTATGGAATGTATTTAGGTGCAACCGAAATCGAAACCAGCGATCGCACTCTTTTTCTCAAGCATTTAGAACAGGTTGCTAATTTGTTACGACAAACTCGCCCTACGGCGGTTAATTTATTCTGGGCGATCGCGCGAATGCTGAAAATGGCACATGAAGAGATTGGCACCATTGCCGAAATTAAAAGTATTCTACTTGAAACTGCCCAAGAGATCCAGGCAGAAGATTTGGCAACTTGTCAGGCGATCGGCGATTATGGTTTGAGCGTGTTGCCAACCACACCCCAAAAACTCAGGATTCTGACGCATTGCAATGCAGGTTCATTAGCGACGGCAGGCTATGGTACTGCATTAGGGGTAGTTCGCTCTGCTTGGCGTGAGAAGCGTTTAGAAAGAGTATATGCTGATGAAACTCGTCCTCGTTTACAGGGGGCAAGGTTAACTGCTTGGGAGTGCGTTCAGGAGAATATCCCTGTAACTGTAATTACCGACAGCATGGCTGCTCATTGTATGCAGCAAAACATGGTCGATTTGGTAGTGGTAGGCGCAGATCGCATTGCCAGCAATGGAGATGCGGCGAACAAAATTGGCACTTATGCTTTGGCGATCGCCGCTCAGGCGCACAAAGTTCCTTTTTATGTTGCTGCGCCTTTTTCTACCATTGATTTCAATCTAGCTCACGGTAGTCAAATTCCCATCGAAGAACGAGATGCGACAGAAATAGCTAAGATTGGCAACACTGCGATCTGTGCTGAAGGAGTAGAATTTTATAACCCTGCTTTTGATGTTACTCCTGCCAATTTAATCAGCGGCATTATTACCGAAAAAGGTGTAATTGAACCTAGCTTTTTAATTGCTCATCGCAGTGCTGTAGCTTGA
- a CDS encoding sterol desaturase family protein, with translation MQSVGCFIFAFIFGSFLEYWVHRFMHIYPKFGNGITAHYGHHRSNTSKGFLEDFLDFSLVSLLVLPAFLISVSFGTIMVLGTVAFAAFASYAHQIQHNNPHKCFWMKMPIHYVHHKNKQWDSNFGLAIDWWDRVFGTYKPVNWLNEEQSNVAKTTYLAK, from the coding sequence ATGCAATCAGTTGGTTGTTTCATATTTGCTTTTATTTTTGGCAGCTTTTTGGAATACTGGGTTCACCGTTTTATGCACATTTACCCCAAATTTGGCAACGGCATTACAGCTCATTATGGTCATCATCGCAGCAATACATCCAAAGGATTTTTGGAGGATTTTCTAGATTTCAGTCTAGTATCTTTATTAGTCTTACCAGCTTTTTTAATTTCTGTATCCTTCGGGACGATTATGGTATTGGGTACAGTCGCCTTCGCTGCTTTTGCCTCTTACGCCCATCAAATACAGCACAACAATCCACATAAATGCTTTTGGATGAAGATGCCCATTCATTACGTTCATCACAAAAACAAGCAATGGGACAGTAATTTTGGTTTAGCTATTGATTGGTGGGATCGGGTATTTGGAACTTATAAACCTGTCAACTGGCTTAATGAAGAGCAATCAAATGTAGCAAAAACAACGTATTTAGCCAAGTAA
- a CDS encoding NAD(P)H-quinone oxidoreductase subunit M, translating into MLVKSTTRHVRLYSAEVKDNELIPSDNVLTLDIDPDNEFNWSEDTLQKVYGKFDELVEQNNGEDLNEYNLRRIGSDLEHFIRSLLLKGEISYNLNARVRNYSMGLPRMESPDTEGKYR; encoded by the coding sequence ATGCTCGTCAAATCAACTACTCGTCACGTTCGCTTATATAGTGCAGAAGTCAAGGACAATGAGTTAATTCCTAGTGATAATGTCTTGACTTTAGACATTGACCCAGACAATGAGTTTAACTGGAGTGAAGATACACTACAAAAGGTCTATGGTAAATTTGATGAACTGGTAGAACAGAACAATGGTGAAGATTTAAATGAATATAATCTGCGCCGTATTGGGTCAGATCTAGAGCATTTTATTCGCTCTTTATTACTTAAGGGTGAGATCAGCTATAACTTAAACGCTAGAGTTCGCAATTACAGTATGGGACTACCACGTATGGAAAGCCCTGATACTGAAGGTAAATATCGTTAG
- a CDS encoding inorganic diphosphatase translates to MDLSLIPAQPEPGVINVLIEIPGGSKNKYEFDKDMNAFALDRVLFASVKYPYDYGFVPNTLADDGDPLDGMVIMDEPTFPGCVIAARPIGMLEMIDGGDRDEKILCVPAEDPRYNEVKSLKDLAPHRLEEIAEFFRTYKNLEKKVTEIQGWKDVDAVTPLVEECIKAYK, encoded by the coding sequence ATGGACTTATCTCTTATACCTGCACAACCTGAACCTGGTGTAATTAATGTTTTAATTGAAATTCCTGGCGGAAGTAAAAACAAATATGAATTCGATAAAGACATGAACGCCTTTGCTTTAGATCGCGTCTTGTTTGCCTCAGTAAAATATCCTTATGACTATGGATTTGTACCTAATACTTTGGCTGATGATGGCGATCCATTAGACGGAATGGTAATTATGGATGAACCGACTTTTCCTGGATGCGTGATTGCGGCTCGACCTATTGGAATGTTAGAAATGATCGACGGTGGCGATCGCGATGAGAAAATTCTTTGCGTCCCCGCCGAAGACCCGCGTTACAATGAGGTCAAGTCTCTTAAAGATCTTGCTCCCCATCGCCTAGAAGAGATTGCCGAATTTTTTAGAACTTATAAAAATCTTGAAAAAAAAGTAACTGAAATTCAAGGCTGGAAAGATGTAGATGCGGTTACGCCTTTGGTTGAAGAGTGCATCAAAGCCTATAAATAG
- a CDS encoding molybdenum cofactor biosynthesis protein MoaE — MVNLGSPLTTDTNPNDSFAITIAPLSLTEAYQLADDAANGAVVVMSGTVRNQTEGKAVEYLEYQAYQPMAIAVFNSITADIRQQWQDANRIVIHHRVGKLKIGEISVIVAVGCPHRGEAFAACRYAIDTLKHNAPIWKKEFFREANGTSHSTWVSIGACEQD, encoded by the coding sequence ATGGTTAACCTTGGTTCGCCTCTAACTACTGATACTAATCCTAACGATAGTTTTGCCATTACCATTGCACCTTTGTCTTTAACAGAAGCGTATCAATTAGCTGATGATGCAGCTAACGGTGCGGTAGTGGTTATGAGTGGCACGGTACGCAATCAAACAGAGGGGAAAGCCGTAGAGTATCTTGAATATCAGGCTTATCAACCGATGGCGATCGCCGTTTTTAATTCTATTACGGCTGATATTCGTCAGCAATGGCAAGATGCCAATCGGATTGTAATTCATCATCGAGTCGGCAAGCTAAAAATTGGAGAAATTAGCGTAATTGTTGCCGTAGGCTGTCCCCATCGTGGCGAAGCTTTTGCTGCCTGCCGTTATGCGATCGATACTCTTAAACATAATGCACCTATCTGGAAGAAAGAATTTTTCCGCGAGGCAAATGGAACTTCCCATAGTACTTGGGTTTCTATTGGTGCTTGCGAGCAAGATTAG
- the serS gene encoding serine--tRNA ligase, whose product MLDLKLIRANPEKVQELINRRNGNYDLQPIVELDRASRELETNRSQLSARGNEIGKLIGQKIGSGSDPQGEEIAQLKTEGNDLKTKLSELEPQEKELKAKIEALLLELPNFPDKSTPIGKSEAENVEIKRWGDEYISDRQNILPHWEIGEKLGILDFKRAVKVAQSRFVNLVGAGAALERALISFMLDTQIKAGYTEVMPPILVNSDSLQGTSQLPKFAEDSFKCSNDDLWLTPTAEVPVTNLYRDEIIEDTELPIHHCAYTPCFRREAGSAGRDTRGLIRLHQFNKVELVKLVAPETSDAEHQALVENAEAILQALKLPYRILELCTGDLGFGAAKCYDLEVWLPAAGMYREISSCSNFRDFQARRANIRFKQAGKKGTEYVHTLNGSGLAVGRTMAAILENYQQSNGTIKVPDVLQPYLKREVL is encoded by the coding sequence GTGCTAGATCTCAAACTAATTCGAGCCAACCCGGAAAAAGTACAAGAATTAATCAATCGTCGTAATGGTAATTATGACCTTCAACCAATTGTCGAATTAGATCGCGCTTCACGGGAACTAGAAACTAACCGCAGTCAGCTTAGCGCACGGGGTAACGAAATTGGTAAACTAATTGGTCAAAAAATTGGTAGCGGCAGCGATCCTCAAGGAGAAGAAATCGCCCAGCTAAAAACTGAAGGTAATGATCTTAAAACCAAGTTAAGCGAATTAGAACCTCAGGAAAAAGAGTTGAAAGCCAAAATAGAGGCTTTGCTGTTAGAATTACCCAATTTTCCTGACAAATCCACCCCTATTGGCAAAAGCGAAGCTGAAAATGTCGAAATTAAACGCTGGGGTGATGAATACATAAGCGATCGCCAAAACATCCTGCCACACTGGGAAATTGGTGAAAAATTAGGCATTTTAGACTTCAAGCGGGCGGTCAAAGTGGCACAGAGTCGCTTTGTCAACCTCGTGGGTGCAGGGGCGGCATTAGAAAGAGCTTTGATAAGCTTTATGCTAGATACCCAAATTAAGGCTGGCTATACCGAAGTTATGCCGCCTATTTTGGTAAATAGTGATTCTCTCCAGGGTACTAGCCAGTTGCCCAAGTTTGCCGAAGATAGCTTTAAGTGTAGCAACGACGATCTCTGGTTAACTCCCACAGCGGAAGTACCTGTTACCAATCTGTATCGAGATGAAATTATTGAAGATACGGAACTACCTATTCATCATTGTGCCTACACTCCTTGTTTTAGAAGAGAAGCGGGTAGTGCAGGAAGAGATACCAGAGGCTTAATTAGGCTACATCAATTTAATAAGGTAGAGTTGGTTAAGTTAGTTGCCCCTGAAACCTCCGATGCTGAACATCAAGCTTTGGTAGAGAATGCCGAAGCAATCCTTCAGGCTTTAAAATTGCCCTATCGCATTTTGGAACTTTGTACTGGCGATCTGGGTTTTGGGGCTGCAAAATGCTATGACCTAGAGGTGTGGCTGCCTGCTGCGGGGATGTATCGTGAAATCTCTAGCTGTTCCAACTTTAGAGACTTTCAAGCCCGTCGAGCAAATATTCGCTTTAAACAGGCAGGGAAGAAAGGTACAGAGTATGTTCATACTTTAAATGGTTCAGGACTTGCCGTAGGTCGTACTATGGCAGCAATTTTAGAAAATTATCAGCAATCAAACGGCACAATTAAAGTACCCGATGTCTTGCAACCATATTTGAAACGGGAAGTTCTGTAA
- a CDS encoding WGxxGxxG family protein — protein sequence MKLSHLYKLSGAGLLAISLAVIPFSALGQTQTETDSVETVAVEDDSFDWGWLGLLGLLGLAGLAGKNKHRNNSTHSEVGNTQPFPKNPSR from the coding sequence ATGAAACTTTCACATCTATACAAACTTTCAGGTGCCGGCTTGCTAGCGATCAGTTTGGCAGTTATTCCTTTTAGTGCTTTAGGACAGACACAGACAGAAACAGATTCAGTCGAGACTGTTGCAGTTGAAGATGACAGCTTTGACTGGGGATGGTTAGGTCTCCTTGGTTTGTTAGGGTTAGCTGGACTTGCTGGCAAGAATAAGCATCGAAATAATAGTACTCATAGTGAAGTTGGAAATACCCAACCATTTCCTAAGAATCCCTCTCGCTAG
- a CDS encoding Gfo/Idh/MocA family oxidoreductase: MPSQLIRWGILGTGFISGEFAKGLKFVNNAQLFGVSSRKASNAQAFAQIFQVPRAYDSYEQLVRDPDIDVVYIGTPNHTHKDLCILCLEAGKPVLCEKPFTINAQEAREVIDLARRQKLFCMEAMWMRFMPLIQQVKIMVEQGKIGDVKMLTADFGYPLIDTNNAFSTPEFGGGVLLDRGVYGLSLAYYLLGEPSQILSQASICASGVDEQSSILLKYPQGKLAVLSQSLRTRTSNQAVIMGTTGKILIEELFIMPEKISVSQFSPSTQTFPSPLIALSSKQKLVAAAKQNSLIRGLYRSVSGLLKSERVIVKPLEGNGYNYEATEVINCLQNGQLESQIMPLDETLKIIAAIDRIRSQWSQ; the protein is encoded by the coding sequence ATGCCATCACAACTTATACGCTGGGGAATACTAGGTACGGGATTTATTTCAGGAGAGTTTGCCAAAGGTCTGAAGTTTGTCAATAACGCTCAGTTATTCGGCGTATCTTCAAGAAAAGCGAGTAATGCCCAAGCTTTTGCCCAAATATTTCAAGTACCACGAGCTTATGATAGCTATGAACAATTAGTTCGAGATCCAGATATTGATGTGGTTTATATTGGCACTCCTAACCATACCCACAAAGATCTCTGTATTCTCTGTTTAGAGGCTGGTAAACCTGTTCTCTGCGAAAAGCCCTTTACCATCAATGCCCAAGAAGCCCGAGAAGTAATTGATTTGGCACGTCGCCAGAAATTGTTTTGCATGGAAGCAATGTGGATGCGCTTTATGCCCCTAATTCAGCAGGTAAAAATCATGGTTGAACAAGGTAAAATTGGCGATGTCAAAATGCTGACGGCTGACTTTGGTTATCCTTTGATTGATACTAATAATGCTTTTTCTACCCCAGAATTTGGTGGCGGGGTACTGCTAGATCGAGGCGTTTATGGTCTTTCTCTAGCTTATTATCTTTTAGGTGAACCATCGCAAATATTGTCCCAAGCATCTATTTGTGCCTCTGGTGTAGATGAGCAGTCATCAATTCTACTTAAATATCCTCAGGGAAAGTTGGCTGTTCTCTCTCAGTCTCTACGCACTCGTACTTCCAATCAGGCTGTAATTATGGGAACAACAGGCAAAATCTTAATTGAAGAGCTATTTATTATGCCCGAAAAGATCTCCGTCAGTCAGTTTTCTCCCTCAACTCAAACTTTTCCCTCTCCTTTAATTGCGCTTAGTTCTAAACAAAAGTTAGTTGCTGCTGCCAAACAGAATTCTTTGATTAGGGGTTTATATCGCTCTGTATCAGGCTTACTTAAGTCAGAGCGAGTGATTGTCAAACCATTAGAAGGCAATGGTTATAACTATGAAGCAACCGAAGTAATCAACTGCCTGCAAAATGGTCAATTAGAAAGCCAGATCATGCCTTTAGACGAAACGCTGAAGATTATCGCAGCAATCGATCGCATTCGTAGTCAATGGTCTCAATAA
- a CDS encoding Gfo/Idh/MocA family oxidoreductase encodes MSEEINISIVGCGFVADYYLTTLKNYPHLKIAGVYDLDRIRTENFARYHSVSTYDSFEELLEDPQVELVVNLTNPKSHFELNLACLEANKHVYSEKPLAMELKEAEKLVEVAKQKGLYLSSAPCSLLGETAQTIWKALREETVGKTYAVYAEMDDGLLHKMPYQSWFSQSGIPWPYKDEFEVGCTLEHAGYYLSWFPAFFGRAETVTGFSSTLIADKNTGVPLNLNAPDFSIACIKFASGVVVRLTCSIIAAHDHSLRIFGDKGILSTPDCWFYNSPVHVKRMFNIRRKMIISPIKQKYPLTGNKPKKYAYRGAFQMDFARGIAEVANAIKEKRPCRISAKYSLHVNELVLAIHNATETNSTYTVKSTFDPVEPMPWAK; translated from the coding sequence ATGTCTGAGGAAATCAATATATCTATTGTCGGCTGCGGTTTTGTAGCCGACTATTATTTAACGACCTTAAAAAATTATCCACACTTAAAAATAGCAGGAGTATATGATTTAGATCGAATCAGAACTGAAAATTTTGCTCGATACCATTCTGTTTCCACATATGATTCTTTTGAGGAATTGTTAGAAGATCCTCAAGTCGAATTGGTAGTCAATTTAACTAACCCCAAAAGCCATTTTGAATTAAATCTAGCTTGCCTCGAAGCCAATAAACACGTTTACTCCGAAAAACCATTGGCGATGGAGTTAAAAGAAGCAGAAAAACTCGTAGAAGTCGCTAAACAAAAAGGACTTTATCTCTCTTCAGCTCCTTGTAGTCTGTTGGGCGAAACGGCACAAACTATTTGGAAAGCATTACGAGAAGAAACGGTTGGTAAGACTTATGCAGTTTATGCTGAAATGGATGACGGGCTGCTGCACAAGATGCCTTACCAGTCTTGGTTTAGTCAATCTGGTATTCCCTGGCCATACAAAGATGAGTTTGAAGTTGGTTGTACCTTAGAACACGCAGGATACTACCTTTCTTGGTTTCCTGCTTTTTTTGGGCGAGCAGAAACCGTTACGGGCTTTAGTTCAACTTTAATCGCAGACAAGAACACTGGTGTTCCCCTAAATTTGAATGCTCCCGACTTTTCTATAGCCTGTATTAAATTTGCTTCGGGAGTAGTAGTCAGATTAACCTGTAGTATTATTGCTGCCCACGATCATTCTTTAAGAATTTTTGGTGATAAGGGCATACTTAGTACTCCAGATTGTTGGTTTTATAATTCTCCTGTACACGTTAAACGAATGTTTAATATCAGAAGAAAAATGATTATTAGTCCAATCAAACAAAAATACCCTTTAACAGGTAATAAACCCAAAAAATATGCTTATCGCGGTGCTTTCCAAATGGATTTTGCTAGAGGTATTGCTGAAGTAGCTAATGCAATTAAAGAAAAACGTCCTTGTCGTATTTCTGCCAAATACTCGCTTCATGTCAACGAATTAGTTTTAGCAATTCATAATGCCACAGAAACTAATAGTACTTATACAGTCAAATCTACTTTCGATCCTGTTGAACCAATGCCCTGGGCTAAATAA
- a CDS encoding phycobiliprotein lyase — protein sequence MIAGETTNIALQTLAVDFFRKSAGNWNSHRRYYSLNQDVEPQEVESLLNIAFLEQGAPELIELAKSHQLENLAALVCGTKVTWQSNYTNQNRKPVNGSTVFGIQGNILYRDRGFATPKPIVAICSFPNSETMCLRTEYNANVFEEEIKLVGSKYRTRQTIISRAGEEITIGQYLEKRVP from the coding sequence ATGATAGCTGGGGAAACAACAAATATAGCTTTACAAACTTTGGCAGTTGACTTTTTCCGTAAGTCGGCGGGTAACTGGAATTCCCATCGAAGATATTACAGCCTGAACCAAGACGTTGAACCTCAAGAAGTCGAAAGCTTACTTAATATTGCTTTTTTGGAACAGGGTGCGCCAGAGTTAATTGAACTAGCTAAAAGTCATCAATTAGAAAATTTAGCAGCACTAGTTTGTGGAACAAAAGTAACTTGGCAAAGCAACTATACCAATCAAAATCGCAAGCCGGTTAATGGTTCAACAGTCTTTGGCATTCAGGGAAACATTTTGTATCGCGATCGCGGATTTGCAACACCCAAACCAATCGTGGCAATATGTTCTTTCCCTAACTCTGAGACGATGTGTTTGCGTACCGAATACAATGCCAATGTTTTTGAAGAAGAAATTAAATTAGTTGGCAGCAAATACCGCACCAGACAAACGATTATCTCCCGCGCAGGAGAAGAAATTACCATTGGTCAATACTTAGAAAAGCGGGTGCCATAA
- a CDS encoding glycosyltransferase family 39 protein produces MRLTIKNLNWVDISILLLALIVTLLGIGSYGLYEPHEGHFAMVGQEMIWRNDWITPHLNGSPYLNKPPLLYWLIALSTSIFGSTEFAARLPISLTGWLGIVFAWKWTGELWGINSSRVAALMLSVTLGWFIFTHQILIDVLLGTLLLSSNYFLWRSLYQPQSRLNWWGAYLSLALCILTKGLIGLVFPLLGCLALIIIRQDWKIIEQIKLYQGLLLILLLVLPWFIAVEQANPGFWHYFIVNEHFDRLLDRRFPPDYEVSKISAVGYLAIAACWCFPWILFLPSVIKSTWKEWRRGSSANASWLDRKNSDGVFLLSAAAILPIILFLPLSSRLIYYSIPAIPPYVVLCAGWWKKHYRSSPRIKQQSSIINYPLPKAIHPYPVDTLCSSSVQTVSHSVLAKTSNLYGAISLILGVSFYSVIALFPVIVSWLPVVLQTTAITRLIIIIAIALGTGWFASGIAMLKRSSLSWLPLFVVLTITYLATIQGFVLYQNIRSSKNLVQQANFCLGIDTLWTFEGSREIGAAGAIGYYLNQAQTANNIQHIQHKLGWAVVKENTYRTVMIISDGGKNRLPPQFPGSPPQYLIAQTELQTYWDSDRPVVFLTDFLRQPDDYNDPLTLNLPQGAIEPYLISGQRRLYLNQAAQKLAQKKCP; encoded by the coding sequence ATGCGATTGACTATTAAAAATCTTAACTGGGTCGATATTTCGATTCTATTGCTGGCATTAATAGTAACGCTACTAGGCATCGGCAGCTATGGTTTATATGAACCCCACGAAGGTCATTTTGCCATGGTTGGTCAAGAAATGATTTGGCGCAATGATTGGATTACTCCTCACCTCAATGGTTCTCCTTATCTCAATAAGCCGCCACTCCTATATTGGCTGATTGCGCTTTCTACTAGCATTTTTGGTTCAACAGAATTTGCCGCCAGACTGCCGATCAGTTTAACAGGTTGGCTAGGCATAGTTTTTGCCTGGAAATGGACTGGAGAACTTTGGGGAATTAATTCCAGTAGAGTCGCTGCTTTGATGCTGTCGGTAACTCTAGGCTGGTTTATTTTTACACATCAGATTTTGATCGATGTCTTGCTAGGAACTTTATTATTAAGCAGTAATTATTTTCTCTGGCGATCGCTTTATCAACCTCAATCGCGTCTAAATTGGTGGGGTGCATATTTATCTTTAGCTCTATGCATTCTAACTAAAGGTTTAATTGGGTTAGTTTTTCCCTTGCTTGGCTGCTTGGCACTAATCATTATTCGACAAGATTGGAAGATAATTGAGCAGATTAAGCTATATCAGGGACTATTATTGATTTTGTTGCTTGTTTTACCCTGGTTTATTGCCGTAGAGCAGGCAAATCCCGGTTTTTGGCATTATTTTATTGTTAATGAGCATTTTGATCGCCTGTTAGATCGCCGTTTTCCGCCAGATTATGAAGTTTCCAAAATTAGTGCGGTGGGTTATCTGGCGATCGCCGCCTGTTGGTGTTTTCCTTGGATCTTATTTTTACCATCGGTTATTAAATCTACCTGGAAAGAATGGCGACGAGGATCGAGCGCCAACGCTTCCTGGCTCGATCGCAAAAATAGTGACGGCGTATTTTTATTGTCTGCTGCGGCAATTTTACCAATAATTTTATTTTTACCCCTTTCTTCGCGGTTGATTTACTATAGTATTCCTGCTATTCCTCCCTATGTTGTTTTGTGTGCTGGCTGGTGGAAAAAACATTATCGCTCTTCGCCACGAATCAAACAGCAGTCAAGCATAATTAATTACCCTTTACCCAAGGCAATTCATCCTTACCCTGTAGATACACTCTGTAGTTCTTCGGTACAAACAGTTAGTCATTCTGTACTAGCTAAAACGAGCAATCTGTATGGTGCGATTTCTCTAATTTTGGGAGTCAGCTTTTATAGCGTAATTGCTCTTTTTCCTGTAATAGTTTCTTGGTTGCCAGTTGTTTTGCAAACTACAGCAATTACCAGATTAATTATTATCATAGCGATCGCTTTGGGAACGGGCTGGTTTGCTTCAGGGATTGCAATGTTAAAGCGTTCGTCTCTCTCGTGGCTACCTTTATTTGTAGTTCTAACTATTACCTATTTGGCTACTATTCAAGGGTTTGTTCTCTATCAAAATATACGTTCCTCAAAAAATCTAGTTCAACAGGCAAATTTCTGTTTGGGTATTGATACTCTTTGGACATTTGAAGGCTCGCGAGAAATCGGCGCAGCAGGAGCGATCGGCTATTATTTAAATCAGGCTCAGACTGCTAATAATATTCAACATATTCAACATAAGTTGGGATGGGCAGTTGTCAAAGAAAATACTTATCGCACTGTAATGATTATCTCTGACGGTGGTAAAAATCGGCTTCCACCACAATTTCCTGGTTCTCCGCCTCAATACCTGATCGCTCAAACAGAACTACAAACCTACTGGGATAGCGATCGCCCTGTAGTATTTCTGACAGATTTTTTGCGTCAGCCTGACGATTATAATGATCCTTTGACTTTAAATTTACCTCAAGGAGCGATCGAACCCTATTTAATTAGTGGTCAACGAAGACTTTACCTCAATCAGGCTGCTCAAAAACTTGCTCAAAAAAAATGCCCGTAA
- a CDS encoding HNH endonuclease, with protein sequence MLCQLCDRDVEQLTTHHLVPRQTVKRKQADSGLTIDICSPCHRQIHALYSNLDLAKELNTLNKLKSEPKMSKFLGWIRKQDPRKKVRIRLK encoded by the coding sequence ATGCTTTGCCAATTATGCGATCGCGATGTTGAACAGCTAACGACTCATCATCTCGTTCCTCGACAAACAGTCAAACGTAAACAAGCCGATTCTGGCCTAACCATTGATATTTGTTCCCCCTGTCATCGACAAATTCACGCTTTATATAGCAACTTAGATTTAGCCAAAGAACTCAATACTTTAAATAAGCTTAAGTCCGAACCCAAAATGAGCAAGTTTTTGGGCTGGATTAGAAAACAAGATCCTCGAAAGAAAGTTCGTATCCGCTTAAAATAA
- a CDS encoding sigma-70 family RNA polymerase sigma factor, with the protein MSKMLAGELASTADVEAETRVPTEQELIWLCQQGDRACFRLLYQRYQQRVRSTLYQLCGSSLLDDLVQEVFLKAWNGLPKLKTPKYFSTWLYRISWNVATDQRRKLARIQEKTSFNEKSWEKEPLNHSILSEVQDTPDLMHLHYQDIVQRGLDNLSFDHRAVLVLHDLEDIPQKQVAEILDIPVGTVKSRLFHARNLFKKFLEQQGISL; encoded by the coding sequence ATGAGCAAAATGTTAGCTGGTGAACTAGCTAGTACAGCAGATGTAGAAGCAGAAACAAGAGTGCCAACAGAACAAGAATTAATCTGGCTGTGCCAGCAAGGCGATCGCGCTTGTTTTCGTCTGCTTTATCAACGTTATCAACAACGGGTGCGCTCTACTCTCTATCAGCTATGTGGCTCATCATTACTAGATGACTTGGTACAAGAGGTTTTTCTCAAAGCTTGGAACGGACTACCAAAACTGAAAACACCAAAATACTTTTCTACCTGGTTATATCGGATTAGTTGGAACGTAGCGACAGATCAAAGGCGTAAATTAGCTAGAATTCAAGAAAAAACCAGTTTCAATGAAAAATCTTGGGAAAAAGAGCCGCTAAACCACAGCATATTGTCTGAGGTTCAGGATACGCCAGACTTAATGCACTTACATTATCAAGACATAGTACAAAGAGGTTTAGATAATCTCAGCTTCGATCATCGTGCCGTATTGGTTTTACATGACTTGGAAGACATACCTCAAAAACAAGTGGCAGAAATTCTGGATATACCTGTAGGAACAGTTAAATCCCGTTTATTTCATGCTAGAAACTTATTTAAAAAATTTCTCGAACAACAGGGAATATCTCTTTAG